Proteins encoded within one genomic window of Formosa agariphila KMM 3901:
- the metK gene encoding methionine adenosyltransferase has product MAYLFTSESVSEGHPDKVADQISDALIDNFLAFDSESKVACETLVTTGQVILAGEVKSKTYLDVQKIARDTINKIGYTKGEYMFDGNSCGVLSAIHEQSDDISRGVDRETKEEQGAGDQGMMFGYATSETENFMPLALDLSHMLLKELAALRRENSDITYLRPDSKSQVTIEYSDDNVPQRIEAIVISTQHDDFGTDDAMLAKIREDIIKILIPRVIAKLPEQIQNLFNDNIKYHINPTGKFVIGGPHGDTGLTGRKIIVDTYGGKGAHGGGAFSGKDPSKVDRSAAYATRHIAKNLVAAGVCEEILVQVSYAIGVVEPMGIYVNTYGTCPFNMTDGEIANKISSIFDMRPNEIEKRLKLRQPMYSETAAYGHMGRQPETVTKTFVQPNGESTTLDVELFTWEKLDYVDVVKAAFNL; this is encoded by the coding sequence ATGGCATATTTATTTACCTCCGAAAGTGTGTCGGAAGGACACCCAGACAAAGTTGCAGACCAAATAAGCGACGCTTTAATAGATAATTTCTTAGCATTCGATAGTGAATCTAAAGTTGCTTGCGAAACTTTAGTAACTACGGGTCAAGTTATTCTTGCTGGTGAAGTAAAATCTAAAACCTATTTAGACGTTCAAAAAATAGCAAGAGACACGATTAATAAAATCGGTTACACTAAAGGCGAGTATATGTTCGATGGTAATTCTTGCGGTGTACTTTCTGCAATCCACGAACAATCTGATGATATTAGCAGAGGTGTCGATAGAGAAACTAAAGAAGAACAAGGAGCAGGAGACCAAGGAATGATGTTTGGTTACGCCACTAGCGAAACCGAAAACTTCATGCCTTTAGCTTTAGACTTATCGCATATGTTATTAAAAGAATTAGCCGCTTTAAGACGCGAAAATTCAGACATTACATATTTACGTCCAGACTCAAAAAGCCAGGTTACTATTGAATATAGCGACGACAACGTACCACAGCGTATAGAAGCCATTGTAATTTCTACGCAACACGATGATTTTGGAACAGACGACGCTATGTTGGCTAAAATTCGTGAGGATATTATTAAAATTTTAATTCCTCGTGTAATCGCTAAGTTACCAGAGCAAATTCAAAACCTATTTAACGACAATATTAAATACCACATTAACCCTACAGGAAAGTTCGTAATTGGTGGACCTCATGGAGACACAGGTTTAACTGGTCGTAAGATTATTGTAGATACTTACGGTGGAAAAGGTGCTCATGGTGGTGGCGCATTCTCTGGGAAAGACCCAAGTAAAGTAGATCGTAGTGCGGCTTACGCCACAAGACATATTGCAAAAAACTTAGTTGCTGCAGGTGTTTGCGAAGAAATATTAGTACAAGTATCTTACGCTATTGGTGTTGTTGAACCTATGGGAATTTACGTAAACACTTACGGTACATGCCCATTCAACATGACGGATGGAGAAATTGCTAATAAAATTTCTAGCATATTCGATATGCGTCCTAACGAAATAGAAAAACGTTTAAAATTACGTCAACCTATGTATAGCGAAACTGCTGCTTACGGACATATGGGAAGACAACCTGAAACAGTTACAAAAACGTTTGTACAACCAAATGGAGAATCTACAACTTTAGATGTAGAATTATTTACTTGGGAAAAATTAGATTACGTAGATGTGGTTAAAGCTGCATTCAACTTATAA